CGCTGGCTCATCGTCACCATGATGCAGCGCCGGGTGTCGTCATGCACCTGGCACGTCAGTGAGTCGAGGACGATGTCCTTTGCCAGCCATTCGTTTTCGATAAAGCCGATTTCATCACATTCGACCAGAAAGTTGGGCCGGAAACGCGCCGGATGAATGGTTGAATCGGGCAGCAGTGCCGTCAACTTTTTCAGCGTCGCGGTGGTCAGCATCTGCAGCGGCACACTGTCAAAGAACGCGCTCAGCCCGGGCTCGTACAGGAATGGTTCGCCCTCACCGTCCGTCGGCGAGGTCGGAAATTCGTGCTGTATCGTCGTGTTGTTTCCCGCGGAACGTGTAGTGACCTGTCGCCCCAGCAACTCAGAGAGGCCACTCGCAGCCTCTGCCGAGCCGGCTGAAACGTCGCGACCGCACGGCAACGTGATCGTTACCGCATTCTCGCCGGTAGTCGCGCGGCACGTAAGCAGTTTCGGGTATCGCTTTGCGCTCAACGATACGCCGGTCTCCGCATCGACCACTGCCCATTGCCGGTCTCCCTGGATACCAGCGGGGCCGACTTCCGCTTGCTTAAGCTGCTCCCCCTGCATGGACTTTACCGGGTACCGCCAGATTTCCGCTATCTTCATTCCTGTTTCCTGTTACGGCGGTTGGCCTGCGGCTGCAGCAAGCATTCAGCGCATCGTTCAGATTGGCGACCTGATCGCCACGGCAAGCGGCCATTGTACGTACGCACGCGCATCGCATCACCCCTGGCGATATTGGTCACGCTGATCGGAATTGCGCAAGGCGGACTACAGCAGGGCCGTGACGCCCTGTTCGTGAGCTTGCCGAACGGTTTATGCGACACTGGGCGCCTGGCGCGCACAGGCGGCTGAATTATCCGGCAGCAAACTAACCGGCCCCCTAGCTGGAACGTGCAGCTTGTCCGCAGCGGAATGTGCCGCCATGTGCTGCGCGGGTTTCGGGCCGGACACGATTGTCATCGCCTTCGCCAACGCAACTCAACCTGACAAGAGACCGTGACCTATGCATATCGAACCCTTTGCCGTCGAAATATGGATGAACGAATGGGAAACCCGCTGCGAATGGAATCTGGCCGAAACCTGCGTTGACAGCCTCACCCTGGGTGAACTGCTGGAACTGGCCGGCAAGGGTGAGTCGGAACTTTCGGGTCTGCTGTCAGTAAGGCTGGGTTATGGCGAGATCGACGGGTCGGAACGACTGCGCACAGCAATTTGCGCGCTGTACGACCGGCAGAAAACGGACAATGTCGTAGTCACCCACGGCACGATCGGCGCCAACATGCTGGTTCACAAAGCCCTCGTCGCTTGCGGGGAGCGCGTGGTCGCGGTGGTGCCAACCTATCAGCAGCACTACTCAATTCCGGCCAGCATCGGTGCTGACGTGCACACGCTCAAACTCCGCGAAGAAGACAACTTCCTCCCCGATCTCGACGCATTACGTGCGCTGGTCACTTCCGGCACCCGGCTGATAGCGATCAACAACCCCAACAACCCGACCGGCGCGCTCATGGACCGGTCGATGTTGACGGAAATCGCTTCTATCGCACGCGCCGCGAACGCCTGGGTCCTGTGCGACGAGGTCTACCGTGGCACCGACCAAACCGGTTCCGGCATGACGGATTCCATCGCTGACATCTACGAGAAAGGCATCAGCACGGCGGGCATGTCCAAAGCCTACGCGCTTGCAGGCCTGCGACTGGGCTGGATAGCCGCACCGCGTGAGGTGATCGAGGCGGTATCCATCCACCGTGATTACGACACCATTTCCGTCGGCGTGATCGATGACCATTTTGCTGCGTTGGCACTGGAACATCGCGACAAAGTGTTGGCGCGGAGCCAGTCCATCACCCGTGGCAACCTCGCGCTGCTCGAAGAATGGCTACACGGTGAACCCCGTCTGTCGTGGGTAAAACCGCGTTCCGGCACTACAGCATTGCTGAAATACGATCTGCCCATGAGCTCGCGAGAGTTCTGTGTCACTCTGCTCAAGGAAACCGGCGTCATGTTCACGCCGGGCTCGGCGTTTGATATGGAAGGCCATATCCGCATCGGCTATGCAAACGACCGGGCGATTCTGCAAGAGGGGCTCAGTCGTGTGTCCGGGTTCCTCCTGGCTCACGCGTAACAGCACATTCTCCGTCCGCTGGCCAATGATGTTCAGCGCGGCAGTTCGGGACATTCACAGTCAACGAAAGCACTGGTGGCGTTACCACAAGATACCCGCCGTGAATGCTGATCGGTGAAGTCTGACGATCAAGCGGAGCCCAAACCGCCGTAAACGGCCAAAGGCGGCTGCGGAAGACCGGTCAGATCACGAGCCCTATTCTTCTTTGTAATCCGGGCGCAATACCCCTTGCTCTTTCAGCGTCTTGATCAGCTTGTCCAACCTCACATAGGCAACAACACCCAGCAGGCCGAACACCAGTGCCGCATAAACCATTGCATTTCCTCGTTGCCAGTTTCGAATTCTGTAGTACGCCAAAAAGACTAACACTGACCGCAATCCCGCCAAACTCCTTTGGCATCCCGAAATCAAGACAGTGGATGGCCTTGGCTGCAATGCCGCAACACGCGCACACCGATTTCAATCGCTAACCGGCCGAGCGGCAGATCGCAGGGAATAGCCCGATTCAGGCCTTAAGTTCGTACAGGCTGATTGCTGTAATCTCCTCCCGCGACAGTGGCCGTCTCGCGAGAAAAATCGCAAACCAGATTGCTACAAACCAGAACACCAGGTCGACGAACGATACGTAAGCCAAGCCGGTCTGAACATACTCCGCAAAATCATCACTGCCGATTACGTGCAGCGGCGATCGTCCAGCGCTCAAGATGGCCCGGATCACATTGCCGAGGACACAAGCCGCGATCGTGTACAGGGCAGCTGCCACCGCGAACCTCATCTGAATACCCCGCCCGAGATACTGCATTGAAAAGCCGATCACGATACCGATGCCAGCCGCCGCGAATCCGTACGAAAACGGCCATACCACGGTGGTGAGCCCGTAAGCAGTGGCAGCAAGCAGCATGGCAATTGCACCCACAATGAGCGCTGCCGCAAAGTTTTGCTCCGCCAGCAGCGCCTCTGCCAGTTCGTAATTCTTTTGTTTGTCTACTTGCTGCATTGGGGCCCGCCTTGGTAGCGAGATTAGCCAGGAGCGGCTTATACAAAATCACCCATAGACCGTCATGTTTCCGCCGGTAGCGGTCTGTAGCAAGCCGGCTACCGGGAATTCTAGCGAAAGCCCCCATTCAGGTACATAGAGGACTGTTCGACAATGACAACGTTACTGCGGCAGCGAACCGGTGACAGCTAATAAGCGCCCTTCGAATAGGTAAGCTCATAGCTGTGCGAGTAGACCTCGAAAATAAGGCCGAAAGGGTCTTCTACGTAGACCATCTTGTACGGCTTCTCGCCCGGGTAATATTCGCGAATAGGCATTCGCTGTTTGCCACCGTGCGCCACGATCTTCTTGACGAGTCCCTCGATATCCGGGTCCTGCACGCAGAAATGAAACGTGCTCGTCTTCCAGTATTCGAAATCTTTCGGCCGTTCGTTGTTCTTGAACTCGAAAATTTCCACGCCTATTCGGTCGCCAGTGGACATGTGCGCAATCTTGAAAGAACCCCAACCGCTACCGAAGACGTCGATACACATTTGTCCAATAGGTGTGTCCGATTCTTCGGTAATTACAGTTGGTTTCATGATTTGATACCAGCCCATAACTGAACTATAGAATTCAACGGCCTTTTCAACGTCGGGAACCGAAATTCCGATATGTGAAAATGTTCGGGGATAGTTGTTCATGCTGACGTCACCTTGGTAAGTGTCATTTACGACTCAACGGACATAACGGTGAACGAAACGTGGATGGCCTGCGACGGCGTTCCGAAGAACGCATTGCCATCGTGTCCGCTGCTCACCAGGGACCTATTCATACGATTTCGGCTCGATGTATAGCAGAGCTGGCACGGCTCCGGACTGGCTGTATCGGGTAAACGCACAGTACCACTACGCAGCAACGCACGCCGATTGACGCGTCAAGACAAAGCTGGGTCTGGCGAAAAGTCAGAGACCAAGCGCTTTCCGGCCAGCGTGGCACATCAGCAAACCCCGCAAACAAGCAGGCCCCGGCGAACGATCGCCGGGGCCTGACTACTAACTACCAGCAAGTGATCAATCAGAAGTCGATCGAAGCTCGCAGGCGAATTGCGCGCGGCAACTGTGCATTGCGCGTTGCCAGGAAGGTCGGATCCGGATCAACAACACCGTCGGTCATGATCTCGTACACCCGGGTTGCATCCTGACTGTTGAACAGATTGAACACGTCCAAGCCGAACTGCGCCGTGTGACCGTTGAAATCGGTCGTGTAGGTTGCACTGACGTCCACGTCAAATATCCACGGTGTCCGCCCGAACTTGCCCTTCGGCAGGTACTCGAATTCGCGGTCCTGTGAAGTCCAGATGCCGTCGTTCGGGTCAATGCAATTGGCAACACAAACGTAGTTCATTTCCTTGCGGGTCTGTGAGTTGTACGGATTGCCATGCCCTCGCGCATTGATCGGACGACCCGAAGTCAACGACAGGTTAGTGCCGATGGTCAGTTTGTCGGTCAGCGCATAGGCACCGAAGGCTTTGATGGAATGACGTTGGTCATTGGGCAGATCTCCCCAGTTCGAGTTGATAAACATGACGTCATCACCTGACTCGGTCCAGCCTGGAATATCATTGCCGGTATCCGAGTTCACACCACCTTCGTAGTTGCCGTAGCTGTGCGACCAGGTATACGACAAGCGCGTTGAATAAACGCCATCCCATTCCCGGTTGAAGACAAACTCAACAGCGTTGTAGCGGCGAGTCGGCGTAGCGCTGCCGATGGGATCGGGATTGCCGTCACCGTCGAGGTCGTAGCCGAACTGCTGTGCCCGACCCAGGTCAACCGTTACCGTTTCTATCGAACTGTCATCGCACTCGTTATCCACGGTGAGCGGCTGGCCGACATTGCCGAAGACCCAGCGGTCGATTGAGCCACAACCCGGCACGTCAACGTTTACGTACATGTCTTCGATCGCATTTTTGAAACGCCGATGAATACCGCGAACGCCGAGGCTCCAGGTATCGGTCAGCATGCGTTCGTAACCGATGATGATCTCGTCCTGATGGCTGGCATCCAGATCCTGATCGACTTTGAAGCGCTGCTCGGCACCCAGGCCTTCACCGCTGCCGAACTCAACCACTGCACCGATTTGTTGGCCGTAGATCGGCGTGTAGTTGGTCAGCCCGTTGGACGTTGTGTTGGTATCGAGGCCGTTCAATGCGTAGTAAGTACGCGTATCGATGGTGCCGCCACCTTCACGCGCGGCCAGGCCATTGGCAATCGGGAAATAGTAGCGACCAACATTGGCAAACAGCTTGGAAGTACCCTGCCCGCCTATATCCCATGCCACGCCGAAACGCGGCGAGATCATGTCGTCAACCTTGATGAAGGAATCGCCCGCTGCGTCATCCGTTTCGAACTGGTCCCAACGCAAGCCGAGGGTTGCCGTAACATCTTCCGTAACGTTCCAGATATCCTCCAGGTACGCCGCCGACGTTCTGGCCTCAAAGATGCCACCGCGGATTTCGCGACGTTCCAAAACGTACTCGGTTACACCAGCCGGCACCGTTACGTTGTTCAAACTATCGCCCGGGGTTGTGTTGTTGAGTGTAAAATTTGCCTGCATAGGGCCTACCGAAGCACGCCGCATGTTCGTTGTACGCAACTCCCGGTCGACGCCAAACCGCAACAGGTGGCTGTCGTTGAACTGGTACTCAGCGTCTATACGCATGGCGTCACGCGAATTCACCCGTTTGTCATTGCGCAGCTGGGTTGTACAACCAATGTGCTGATCCACACCGGCGCGATCATCATAGACACGATTACATTCGGACGACGTATTGGTACGGCCGTCGTAGTTGCGTTCGTTCTCGCCATACAGCACTTTCAGAACAAGGTTGTCGCCGAAGAAACCGGTGTACGTCAAGGCCCAGTTGGTACCGCCAAGATCGGTAGTCTGGGTCTCTATGAGCGAGCCGGAGTCATAACGATCCGCCACGTCGGCCCGGTCGTCGGAGAATCCAAAGAACTCCAGCGAGTGATTGTCAGTGATGAGCCAGTCGAGCTTACCGCCCCAGGTCGCGGTGTCATCTTTGGAATCGCTGATTGAGTTGCCCGCAGTGTTGCCGGATTTCGATTCAACCAGTCGCGGTTCATACAGTGCATAGAAAAAGAGCTTGTCGCGGATGATAGGACCACTGGCATAGAAACTCGCACTGGTGGAACTCAGGTCATCGTCAGTGCGATTGATCAGGCGATTACCATCGCGATCAAAGAAGTCCTGACCGTCAGCACGAAACGCATCGGGCGTCGTATAAACATCGGCGCCGTAGTGGAATTCGTTGCCGCCTGACTTCAGAACAGCGTTAATAACGCCACCCGTGGTGCGGCCGAATTCGACGGAGTACCCGCCGGTCTTGACCTGGAATTCTTTGAACATTGAAAACGGCACGTCGGAATAGCCAACGCCTGTTTCCACGTCACTGACGTTCAGTCCATTGATGAATACCGAGTTTTCGCCGACTGACGAACCACCGAAAGAGATGCCGCCGAACGGTACGCCGGTCGTGACACCCGGTGCCAGCAAGGCAACCGAACCGGCAGTTCGGCCGATGGGAATTCGTTGCAGTTCGGCGAAATCAATATTCAGCGCCGACTCTGTTGAGGCCATATCCAACCCCGTCACCATTGAGGCCGTGACGACGATGTTGTCGATCGCGCCGCCAGTCAGAACGAGATCAACGGTCGTCGCACTGGCAATGCCGACGGAGATTTCTTCGATAACAGCATCACCAAATCCGTCTTTCGTGGCCGTCAGCCGGTAATCACCAACGGGCAGTCGCGCGATGCGAAAGCGGCCGTCACTGGAAGCGCCAACACTACGCCGGTAGCCATTGGCAGTATTTTCGATGGTTACCGTGGCATTGGCCTGAGGCGAATTCGAACGATCTACGACGACGCCCGACACGCTACCGTCTGTGTTTTGCCCCCACACCAATCCTGGCAAGGCGACCAAAACAACGAGTAGCAGACGTGCAAATATTCCTTTCATTTTTATCCCCCCCCAACAATGAAACAGGTTTATGGCTCCGCGAAGACCGACCGGAATTTGAACGTACGGAAACTAACATTACTTCCGTTAATGTTAAACAGAAACCTGCTTGCGCAGCACTCGGTTTGGGCGCAATACAATTGGCCGGAAAAAGACTTATGCGATTGCGTTATGCATACGGCACTACACTGTGATCATCAATCCACCCTCGCCGCAAGATTTCGGACCGTTTGCTACCCGGTTCACCTGCTGAGCAGCATTCTGCAACCGATCCTTAAGCTACGGCAGCTGCGCTGGCATGCCCCGTGCAAGCCGGTCGTCACTTAGTTGCCTGCCCACCCGTCGAAATAAGGGAAACGCCCGCTCGCACGCACGCTGGAGAGGCATAGCAGTAATAGCGCTTTCTTATTCTTAGGTACGCAACGTAGCCCAGGTGTGCGACGTTCAGCCGACGGCTGACGGCCAGTGACGGAAGATTATCGACCGAGATGTACCAGACGACATTTCGTTGAATGCCTGCCGCCTGATCCGCGCACCGTCTTGCATTGGCCCTGGCTCTCGCCAGTCTCTTGCCGCGGTGATCCGGGTGGGTAAAGCTGGCGTAAGCGTAAGTCAGCGTGTCGGGAAAGGCGAATTCCAGGCCACTACGCGCCACTGTCGATCTGCCCGCATAGAATTGATAGCCGACCAGCTGCGAGTCAAGCAGGTTCGCGAAACACCGGTCCCGCCGTACGAAGGCATTGGAGCGGTCATGCTCTGCACCCAGCAACTGCAACCCACTGCGGTATTCATCCGCCGATACCTGCCGGGTCACGTACGGTTCGACGACCGGCGAATCCGTCGCTTCGCCCGATGCGGTTTCGACACGCATGATGTCAAAATCGACCAACCGCTGCAGGGCTCTGTGTGCATAGACACGCACGGTGCGGAACAACCCGTAGTGATTCAGGTAAAACGCAAGCCTTTCCCGGTTCATTGTGGAGCCTGTTGGTGAGCACTCGACCTGAGATTGTTTTCGGTCTGTCGTTATTGCCGGATCTTTCTTTGCAGATACGGAACACCGGAGTTTCTGGTACTTTGTCCGACTGCATGCCCGGTCAATCCAACCAAAATCGATGGGCGTCTCAGCATCGTTTATCTGGCGCTGCCCCACGGGGATGGCCGGGAAAATGTCGAAATATACAAGCCCTCGACCTTATCTCTGGCCCACTGGGTCTTGCGCAGGAATTTCAGTGACGATTTTACTGATGGATCAGTCTTGAAACAATTTACGTCGATTCTCTGTGCCAAGCCATCCCAGCCGTAATGTTCCACCAGTCTCGTCACCACGGTCGCGAGAGTAACGCCATGCAAAGGATTGTTTACCTGTTCAATGGTCATCACTTACAGTGCACGGACAGCACGATAAGTGCTCATGGTCGAAAGCGGGACAATGCCCGTCGCGGCATGCAATGCCGGTTTCCGGATCCAACTCATCCCGCCTTACTCTCAGCTTTCTTAACGCGAATCTTATTGCCATCAACAGACGTGTTATTCAGGTTTTTCATTGCCGCTTTCGCGTCACCGACCTTCGGCATCTCGACAAAGGCAAACCCCTTGGATCCGCCGGACGCTTTGTCTATCACCAGGTTGCAGGATTGCACCACACCGTATCCCTGAAACAGGGTTCTTAGCTCGTCCTCGGAAGTGCTGCGAGCAAGATTACGAATTATCAATTTCATGAGTTTTCAAACCATTGAGCGCCAAGTGAATGCGCAAGAGGACTTCACCCTGTTGCGTCCAGCCGCCAAATTCGCCGGGATTCGATACGTTCGGCTGGGGGCGACAATGGAAGGCAGTATGCATCAATAGTCGGCGACAGCGCACTGTTGCGCAGCCGCCCTTTGATAATCAGTACGGCAGTCTCAGTATTCGGCGTTCGGACTTTGTGACTTGCCCACTAAACGCGCGGCCTGCTCCGCACTGAATCCTTGGGCGATATGCCAGTCATAATCCATCCACGGGTGCATGTGATCCCATTTTTGAACCGCCTCCAGACCTTCCGCACCAGGTTTCCACTCGTACTCCGTGTGACCAATGCAATGAAACATGGGCAAGTCATTGACATGGCCTGCGTGGGTCATATCTTGCTGACACGGATCAGACTCCGCTGGCAACAGCCGGTGCGTGTTGCCCAGCAGCAAGACAGCAACACCCAGAATAGCGGATCCTGCGAAGACCTTCTTACTCATAACCAATCCTCCCGGACTTGAGTGCATTGAGAAGTAGATGCCTCTCACGGTCATTTTGGATGCAGGACTGCCTATTGATTCCCGGTTCTGTTGATCCCTTATGTCGCTTTGAGCGCCTGCGTTCGACTGCACAGCAGATATTCAGTCAGGCGTTTTCCGGCAAGCCACTCGCTCGGTTCCAAGAATCAAGAGAATGACACCCCGGTAGCTCAACCATGTTTCTTCGTCCATTGCTTCACTTCTGTGCTGGAGCCATTCGATCTTTCCTTGACGCAAACGCAATGGACCCGGTAAGGCGCAACACGATCACAAGACCGGCTGAACCTAATGCCAATCACGCATAATCGCATGCATCGAACTTAGTATACTGCAGGGCAAGTTTCCGCCAGCATTAGATTAACGCGGTTCTTACCGGGCAAATTTCGTTTAGATCAGACGTCAGCGCAGCGCCGTGCAGCCACAACTGCAGAATGCGGAATTACTTACAGCCGCCATGCGGCTTGCTTGATGCCTGCCCGAATCGCGTACCATATGACCCAGACAAGAAGAAAGACAAGTACCCGCAGGAGAACAAGCATGCGAACAATCACCGCCTACCTCATAGCCCTGACTATGGTCGCTTGCGGTTCCGCGGAACCACCGCCGGCGACCGAGGGAGGAGGCAAGGTATTCGACATCGTGCTGTCCGGCGGCACCATCGTCGATGGTCTAGGCAAACCGCGCTTTGATGCCGATGTCGGCGTTAAGGACGGCCGCATCGTTGCGGTGTCCGG
The DNA window shown above is from Woeseia oceani and carries:
- a CDS encoding MOSC domain-containing protein, with protein sequence MKIAEIWRYPVKSMQGEQLKQAEVGPAGIQGDRQWAVVDAETGVSLSAKRYPKLLTCRATTGENAVTITLPCGRDVSAGSAEAASGLSELLGRQVTTRSAGNNTTIQHEFPTSPTDGEGEPFLYEPGLSAFFDSVPLQMLTTATLKKLTALLPDSTIHPARFRPNFLVECDEIGFIENEWLAKDIVLDSLTCQVHDDTRRCIMVTMSQRELPRDMNVIRTVLKSNEGRAGVALRTKSAAIVRSGATVNVQS
- a CDS encoding aminotransferase produces the protein MHIEPFAVEIWMNEWETRCEWNLAETCVDSLTLGELLELAGKGESELSGLLSVRLGYGEIDGSERLRTAICALYDRQKTDNVVVTHGTIGANMLVHKALVACGERVVAVVPTYQQHYSIPASIGADVHTLKLREEDNFLPDLDALRALVTSGTRLIAINNPNNPTGALMDRSMLTEIASIARAANAWVLCDEVYRGTDQTGSGMTDSIADIYEKGISTAGMSKAYALAGLRLGWIAAPREVIEAVSIHRDYDTISVGVIDDHFAALALEHRDKVLARSQSITRGNLALLEEWLHGEPRLSWVKPRSGTTALLKYDLPMSSREFCVTLLKETGVMFTPGSAFDMEGHIRIGYANDRAILQEGLSRVSGFLLAHA
- a CDS encoding lactoylglutathione lyase family protein; this translates as MNNYPRTFSHIGISVPDVEKAVEFYSSVMGWYQIMKPTVITEESDTPIGQMCIDVFGSGWGSFKIAHMSTGDRIGVEIFEFKNNERPKDFEYWKTSTFHFCVQDPDIEGLVKKIVAHGGKQRMPIREYYPGEKPYKMVYVEDPFGLIFEVYSHSYELTYSKGAY
- a CDS encoding TonB-dependent receptor — protein: MKGIFARLLLVVLVALPGLVWGQNTDGSVSGVVVDRSNSPQANATVTIENTANGYRRSVGASSDGRFRIARLPVGDYRLTATKDGFGDAVIEEISVGIASATTVDLVLTGGAIDNIVVTASMVTGLDMASTESALNIDFAELQRIPIGRTAGSVALLAPGVTTGVPFGGISFGGSSVGENSVFINGLNVSDVETGVGYSDVPFSMFKEFQVKTGGYSVEFGRTTGGVINAVLKSGGNEFHYGADVYTTPDAFRADGQDFFDRDGNRLINRTDDDLSSTSASFYASGPIIRDKLFFYALYEPRLVESKSGNTAGNSISDSKDDTATWGGKLDWLITDNHSLEFFGFSDDRADVADRYDSGSLIETQTTDLGGTNWALTYTGFFGDNLVLKVLYGENERNYDGRTNTSSECNRVYDDRAGVDQHIGCTTQLRNDKRVNSRDAMRIDAEYQFNDSHLLRFGVDRELRTTNMRRASVGPMQANFTLNNTTPGDSLNNVTVPAGVTEYVLERREIRGGIFEARTSAAYLEDIWNVTEDVTATLGLRWDQFETDDAAGDSFIKVDDMISPRFGVAWDIGGQGTSKLFANVGRYYFPIANGLAAREGGGTIDTRTYYALNGLDTNTTSNGLTNYTPIYGQQIGAVVEFGSGEGLGAEQRFKVDQDLDASHQDEIIIGYERMLTDTWSLGVRGIHRRFKNAIEDMYVNVDVPGCGSIDRWVFGNVGQPLTVDNECDDSSIETVTVDLGRAQQFGYDLDGDGNPDPIGSATPTRRYNAVEFVFNREWDGVYSTRLSYTWSHSYGNYEGGVNSDTGNDIPGWTESGDDVMFINSNWGDLPNDQRHSIKAFGAYALTDKLTIGTNLSLTSGRPINARGHGNPYNSQTRKEMNYVCVANCIDPNDGIWTSQDREFEYLPKGKFGRTPWIFDVDVSATYTTDFNGHTAQFGLDVFNLFNSQDATRVYEIMTDGVVDPDPTFLATRNAQLPRAIRLRASIDF
- a CDS encoding VF530 family protein: MTIEQVNNPLHGVTLATVVTRLVEHYGWDGLAQRIDVNCFKTDPSVKSSLKFLRKTQWARDKVEGLYISTFSRPSPWGSAR
- a CDS encoding RNA recognition motif domain-containing protein encodes the protein MKLIIRNLARSTSEDELRTLFQGYGVVQSCNLVIDKASGGSKGFAFVEMPKVGDAKAAMKNLNNTSVDGNKIRVKKAESKAG